A single genomic interval of Daucus carota subsp. sativus chromosome 1, DH1 v3.0, whole genome shotgun sequence harbors:
- the LOC108219855 gene encoding leucine-rich repeat extensin-like protein 3 — translation MSGPSTPVHSDHSESTVEGLPPRPGVVPISPPRALTPPPVAGPSRPPGYPHSGQTPIAAVPLRDIPPLAPEMPPPAPIMRPPIRGPPPEHESSGFSGVGPSYPCSPLSVPYHYYQALLMERDELLGQIGELTQAMGDLDPNRAERQLREEIRAFRTEAVERLCGITAPLGTPGDIIDWARWVLERLDVIGGPDFP, via the coding sequence ATGTCAGGCcccagtaccccggttcattcTGATCATTCAGAGTCGACAGTTGAGGGACTTCCACCCCGTCCAGGAGTTGTACCTATATCTCCACCCAGGGCACTTACACCCCCACCTGTAGCTGGACCTTCACGTCCACCTGGATACCCTCATAGTGGACAGACCCCTATTGCAGCTGTACCGCTCAGGGATATACCCCCACTTGCACCTGAGATGCCCCCACCTGCTCCTATTATGCGACCTCCTATCCGTGGACCTCCACCAGAGCATGAGTCTTCAGGATTTTCGGGTGTCGGACCCTCTTATCCGTGTTCCCCTCTTTCAGTACCCTATCACTACTATCAGGCACTCTTGATGGAGAGAGATGAGTTGTTGGGCCAGATTGGAGAGCTGACACAGGCGATGGGGGATTTAGACCCTAACAGGGCAGAGCGACAGTTGAGAGAGGAGATACGTGCTTTTAGGACAGAGGCAGTAGAGAGGTTATGTGGGATCACCGCACCACTTGGTACCCCTGGGGATATTATCGACTGGGCTCGTTGGGTCTTGGAGCGGTTGGATGTTATCGGAGGACCAGACTTTCCCTAG